The Salvia miltiorrhiza cultivar Shanhuang (shh) chromosome 1, IMPLAD_Smil_shh, whole genome shotgun sequence genome has a window encoding:
- the LOC131023315 gene encoding probable purine permease 4, translated as MAEPPPPPPPNFATAASQEDKTTLMNIQTNSSPTTDDDEHDHLHEPNPNQQNSPKSSKRYTLLLTINCAVLIAGSVAATLITKFYFIHHGSSRWVSTWVQTAGFPLLLPPILLLRGRRLFSGFTPRLTLLSLAVGVFLGVSNLLFSWGTSYLPVSTSSLLLSSQLAFNLILSAAIAKQKVTFNNINCVILLTLSSILLALSSSGDRPAALTRRRYLIGFFSTLGAGISFAVYLPVMEVIYREVRCYAMVVEMQLLMGLSATAFATAGMAADGGFTDLKSESTAGFDRGPAAYWWTIWGAAVAWQMSFLGTAGMVFLTTSLTGGVCMTALLAVNVAGGVVVYGDEFGGVKAVATVLCVWGFCSYLYGIYAKSKERNRRGRSVEMNEIMV; from the coding sequence ATGGCAgagccgccaccaccaccgcctcccAACTTCGCCACCGCCGCAAGCCAAGAAGATAAAACAACGTTAATGAACATCCAAACCAACTCTTCACCAACAACTGATGACGATGAACATGATCATCTGCATGAACCAAACCCTAATCAACAAAACTCCCCCAAATCAAGCAAGCGCTACACTCTCCTCCTCACCATCAACTGCGCCGTCCTCATCGCCGGCTCCGTCGCCGCAACCCTAATCACCAAATTCTACTTCATCCACCACGGCTCGAGCCGCTGGGTCTCCACGTGGGTCCAGACCGCCGGCTTCCCGCTCCTCCTCCCTCCCATCCTCCTCCTCCGTGGCCGCCGCCTCTTCTCCGGCTTCACGCCACGGCTGACGCTGCTCTCCCTCGCCGTCGGCGTCTTCCTCGGCGTGAGTAACCTCCTCTTCTCCTGGGGCACCTCCTACCTCCCCGTCTCGACGTCGTCGCTCCTCCTCTCCTCGCAGCTGGCATTCAATTTGATCCTCTCCGCCGCGATCGCGAAGCAGAAGGTCACATTCAACAATATCAATTGCGTGATTCTCCTCACGCTGAGCTCGATTTTGCTCGCATTGAGCTCGAGCGGCGATCGGCCGGCGGCTCTGACGCGCCGCCGCTACCTGATCGGGTTCTTCTCAACCCTAGGCGCGGGGATCTCCTTCGCCGTCTATCTGCCGGTGATGGAGGTGATCTACCGCGAGGTGCGGTGCTACGCGATGGTGGTGGAGATGCAGCTGCTGATGGGGCTCTCGGCCACGGCGTTCGCCACGGCGGGGATGGCGGCGGACGGCGGGTTCACGGATTTGAAATCCGAGAGCACGGCGGGGTTCGATCGCGGCCCGGCGGCGTATTGGTGGACGATTTGGGGGGCCGCTGTGGCGTGGCAGATGTCGTTCCTGGGGACCGCGGGGATGGTGTTCCTGACGACGTCGCTGACGGGCGGGGTGTGCATGACGGCGCTGCTGGCGGTGAACGTGGCCGGAGGAGTGGTGGTGTACGGCGACGAGTTCGGCGGCGTGAAGGCGGTGGCGACGGTGTTGTGTGTGTGGGGTTTCTGTTCCTATCTGTACGGGATTTATGCGAAGAGCAAGGAACGGAACCGGAGAGGCCGCTCCGTTGAGATGAATGAGATTATGGTGTAG